The segment TGGCTTTTCCCGTCAAATgtgaatttgaatataatatgGAGCATGTgatcaaattttaaatatgtttgtaCTTGTTATATGGATAATTTGAATATGGCATGTTAAAAAGCAGTAGAAGACAAAAGTTAGTTAAACAATTGATCAAAGCTCTCTCTCTTTCCCTCTCTTAATATATCCATACAATATGTATACATGTGTTTAAAATTTGATTAACATGTTTTAAATATTCTCCATATCTGATCCGCGTTGACATTTAACACCTAAGCTGATGGCTAGACTGATGAAAAGGCTTAATTGATACCATACCGATATGCTAGAACGTTTTGAAGCTTGGGACTTTGGGTCATAATTTAGGAATCTTAGGGTCATGGTTTAGGAAACTTTAAACTACAAGTTAAATCCAGACTGCACTAGTACTGAGGCTCCAGGTCACTAGTTAAAATTTTGCCTGGTGGCTTAATCTTAATGTGCAAAATCAATTGTTGGATCCGCTTTGCAGCATCAACTTTTATGCTGTGTTTATGCTGCCTGTAATGCCCTTACATTGTTTAAAGGTTCTTTCTTCATTTGTAATCAATGTTATCTTTCAGGAGgaaaatatatttatttctttattatgaACTGATTGCTTTTTGTTGATCATGGATATGGGGTTGTTTATCCTAACAGTCAGTTGTCTTATGATATATATGAATTTGGATTAATAGTGCAAGGTGTCCCTGAACAATGCCTTGGTTCTAGATTGGTCTTAATTGCAATGATAATGATACATTGGAACATTTTGAAGTTTGGAACTTGGGCTCATAGTTTAGGAAATTCTAAGCAATAAGTTAAATCCAAACTATGCACTAGTACCGAGGCTTGTAGTTTAGGAAACTTGGGCTCATAGTTTAGGAATCTCAGGGTCATAGTTTAGGGAACTTTAAGTAATAAGTTAAATCCAAATTATGCACTAGTACTGAGGCTCCAAGTCACTAGTTAAAATTTGCTTGGTGGCTTAACTTAATGTGCAAAATCAATTGGTGGGATCCACTTTGCAGCATCTACTTTTATGCCATGTTTATGCTGCCTGTAATGCCCTTACATTGTTTAAAGGTTCTTTGTTCATTTGTAATCAATGTTATCTTTCAGGAGGaggaaatttatttatttatttatgtaaactATATATCTCTCCTCGTTATTGTTAGAGGATTTTGATATCCAAGGATATTTGATGCATTGCAGGATAAGAAAACGCTGAAGTTGGGACCTGAAGATCATTTACATCTAGAGGGCTTTGCATTGAATGTCTTTGGAAAGGCAGACAAACAAGATCGTGCTGGACGAGCAGACCTGTAAGTGAATCTTTATTATATATGGCCATTGTATTAGATCTTATTTTGTCTCCATGCCTTTGAGGCTTACCTTTTTTGGAGGTACGAGGAACCTGTGGCAATCAGCTCATTTATTGAGCTAAATAGCATGGTTGCAGTTTTGGTTAAATGTATATCGCATTATCTTCTAAATTTGAAAAGTTCCTTCAATTGCGACCTTTGACCCTTTTACTTTAGTAGTTTGATGTATCTATAAGTGTTATAAGATTAACTTTGGAGCTTGGTACAGGAATACGGCAAAGACATTTTACGCTGCCAGCATTTTCTTCGAGATTTTAAACCAGTTTGGTGAACTTCAGCCTGATGTGAGTTTCTACTTGTTATAATGTTCTCTTCTTCTGTAATGCTGGTGGTCGCTTGCACTGTAATCTTAGTGGTGTTTCTCAGTTTCGAGACTTTTATGGTTTTCTTCTGCAGCTTGAGCAGAAACAGAAGTATGCCGTTTGGAAAGCTGCTGATATTAGGAAAGCTTTGAAAGAAGGAAGGAAGCCCATCCCGGGTCCTCCAAATGGTGATGAAGATTTGTCAATTCCATCAGCTACACCTGGTGTTGCATATGTATGTCTCCAATCAGAACAATGCTTTAGTCATTGTATGAACTGAATGTCACTGACAGATACCCAAAATTCTCAATAATCTTGATCTATGCTTGTCCTTGTAGGATCTCGGACAGCACGAACCTGCAGTTACCAGTCCGAGACAAATGTCCAGTACATCACCTCAGTTTCATGATGAAGTAAATAACCAGCGTTATATTCCACCACAATCTCAATTCCATGATAAGTTTGATGGTCAGCATTCTTCGAATATTTCACCGTCACCTCCTTCATTTCCTTCTGACGGTTACCCTACTCATGATCTATCCTCCTCGCACCAGCACGAACCCCAACGAGACTTTCATCAACCATTCTATCAACCCTATCGACAAGATTTGCCACCACATATGCCAGTTAATTACCCACCCCACGAATCTTCTGCCTCTTATTCATTTGCTAATTTCCAGTCATATCCGAGTTTCACGGAGAGTAGTTTACCTACAGCCCCGTCTCACTATCCATCATCCTATCAAGGTTCCGAGACTCCTTACAATCCTCCACAATCGGCCCCGTCTCACTATCCATCATCCTATCAAGGTTCTGAGACTCCTTACAATCCTCCCCAGTCAGCTCCTCCGACAACAAGCTATCCATCAACAACCGCTCAATACTCTTCCAGTAGCAGAAACGGGAAAATCGCAGAACCTTCACCACCTCCTTCTGAGAAATACCAATACGACAGCAATTACCAACCGCCGCCGGAGAAAATCGCCGAGGCACACAAGGCTGCTCGGTTTGCGGTTGGGGCCTTAGCATTTGATGAAGTGTCGACGGCAGTCGAGCACTTAAAGAAATCACTTGAATTGCTGACTAATCCATCGGCCAGTCATTAAGTGTTACCCATTTCTGGTGTTTTGAATTATATGGGTTGATTTGTGaagggtttttatttatttaaatagagTTTGGAGATTATGAACAACTGTTACTTGTCTTGTAATTTTTATTCGAGAATCAGATCATGTTTCATCATGTTTTTTTATTACAATTTTGTCTCTATTTTTTCAGCCAATTTTATTCAGAGTGAGAAAACGACAAGAGAAATCCAAAACTATGCATATAGAGGGAAAAACCTAAAGAAAATCTGATATATTGACAAGTAACAATCATTTAGACttgttaatttaatttaatttaattttcactccATTTTATTTGATCATAGAAgatttttaattcaaatttgtCCAGTTGACCTGAAGTTGAAATTCATTTGAATCCGAAATGATTTAAAtggtttaaatttaaaataatttaaatttggaATATTTCAAACTTGATGTGGTTCGAACCCTAAATGATCTCAATTGAATAGTTGAGATTAAAACTTGAATATAATAcgacttgaaaaaaaaaattggtctGGACATGAAACTAAAccaaattgaaataatttaaaaattttaagatttaaattGACCTGAATTGAAATCATTTCGATCCTACAAGTGTATAACCCTTTATAAGCATGCTTTTCAGACATGTCAGACACAAAGTAGGagtaggaaaaagaaaaaagtttaGACGGTTAGAGTTGATGAAGGTTCACACAAGGTTAATTGTGTCGAGAGATTAAGGAGAGAGAATATGTCCCCTTTTTGTGATAAGtaagagtatatatatattttttggacATGTGTCCTTTTGTTAGTACTTGAGAGTTGAGTCACGTGATCTTGCCTATACGTATGTTAGGATCTTAAGCCACATGTTGTTTTACAAAATCCTCCCAATCTACATAATGATGGGTCGACACACCTTACAAGTGATAGGTGGCCCTCGGAGGGGTCCTTGTTATTGGTGAGGTGCCGAGCTTTGGAAGGGTAAATACTTGGCATAAAGTGTAGAGAAACTTGAGGGACTAGAGGTGAAATTTTGTTAAAAGACAGCATGACTCATGAATATATTGTAGAGAAAGTTGAGGGATTAAATGatcaatttataatttaaataattctgACATGGTAatgattaaggattaaattggtataaatttataattagtggaaatattttaatatttattatttttaattattaaattaatagattTTATTTTAGAATGGTGTAGAAAAGATAATGATATCTTTCTCCCATTCTCACGCCACTCTCTTTTCTCGGTCTTTacaacttttgtttttattaCAAATGGATCCTTTCCACCATCTACAAGCTTTCTAAGCTTAACTCCTCCAATTTCCTTCATGAATATTTAGTGAAATAAACTTAGTAGTTATTTTAGCTTCATGAGAAGTGCATCCATAGTTGTCTTGGAGGAGAGAGAAACTAAGAATTAGGGTTTGATCATAAGAAATTAAAGTTAGTATGATAagttttttaataaatttcatgTTAGTTTTGTTTAAAGATCATAGAtatgttatttaattataatttcgaTAAGTAAATattgtatattttgatatgaaaatgaagaaaaaagaagaagaagataatgAACAAGTTGATGACAAATACAAAGAGCTAGCCAAAGAGTAGTTGTAGAAGAAGAAGATACATACGTACAtgtgtctatatatatatatatatatatatgaagtgaTGTATGTTATTAAATGAGTTGTGAGACCATATTGAATTGCTACGAGCGTGATTATTGAGTTGATgggaattaaattaaaaaaaatttaaaagtatataaTTCTATTCTGAAATGCAGATGGgaatttaattttgttatatttgTCTATCTAGACAAAATATGAACTAGTAGAATATAGATTACATGCCATTAGGAAGCATTTAACGTGCTCTTTGTTTTGTTAATGCACTTCAATGTCACTCTGTTCTGATTAAGCACTTCAGTGCTATTCTGTTATGACATTGCACTCTGATACTATTTTGTACTATTATTGCACTTTAGTGTATCTCTGTATTACTTTTGTATATCTTGCATGTTCTATTAAGTCGACATTGAGCATctgataaaatttaaaagaattacgATCATTGTGACAAGATTAATAAGTGATTGAAATAATAATGAATCCAAGAATAATAAATGGAGTATAACATAGAAATTCCATTGCTATTAAgttcttaaattatttattataacatttttgtatttttttacatttaattatgaaaaggtaGGTTTAATTCTCGTTGTAATTACTAAGCTTTCACAAGCTTGCCGCATTATTTTGAACGTGTAGGTAAAGACGTGAAATGAGGATTTATCGAGGATCAGTCTCTTCACATCTCAAAGACTCGGAAAAGAGTATGAAACCTTCCTTTATTTTGATCCCAATATATGGTATGTACATAGGTGAAGTATTTGTATAAGAAAGTGAGTGTTTAGTTGATCTCACACTTGTGTTTAATATGTTTTGGATTGTTGAATATAATGTATTATACGGTTCGTGAGTTGTGGTATATGGTTGGATTGATTTTGGACACTTAAGTGTGGCTTAGAAGTGTCTTAAATGCGTATTTTTCAAGTCCCCTATTTTATGTCTTGAAACATGCCGAATGTGCCTCAAGATATAGAAACTTCAAAGATAAAAATCTATAGTAATAATGCCATGTCTCGAGACATAAAGGTTTGTCTTGAGACATATACTCATTTATCTTAAGACAGGGAAACTTTGAAACTAAACTTCTATAGTGCCATGGCTATGTCTTGGGACATGTAGGTCTTGGTCTCGAGACATATGAACTTgcaactaaatttttttattggaATTAAATGGgacctaaaataaattttatacacaATTAATCTTTATTAATAGTCTAACTATTTTCTTAAAAGTATAATAAGGCCTTGAAATCATTATTTAAAAGTGGTTGAAATCGTAAATGTATGTTCAAtgttaaatataacatttattgcATGAATTTACTCGGGTAATGGATGTTACAACTACATTTGCCATTGTTTTTCGCTGATTTTAGTAGAATCATAGGATGAAGCCTATTTCCGCTACAACTTTTACCACGCCATCTTCATCAAGCTAAGGTGTGGTCATGTTACTTGCTCCACCTTCAGGGGGCCTGCTCAACTGAGACTTCGCTTTCTTGGTTCGCAAAAAAGGATTGAGAATCGAGACTGCGTTTACATCCAATAATCTGAGTATCCACTTTGCACAGAAAAGGTTGTTATGGTTATTAAAAATAATGTTGGAGTAGCCTCCCTACCTAGCAAATTTTATAGCCAAGGTGAAGGCCCTCACCTCTACTAGTTTAGTAGGAAATCTACTTGAATCGAATGTGCAAGGCCTCTAGTAACAAAGCCATCTACATCCCTTGCGACCACGCCCACAAAGTAAGCACCATCCACATTGAGTTAATAGAGGGAGCCCACTTCACATGTAGTCGTCGAAATTGTGCAAGTAAAGTTAGCTTGCAGTATCTATGCATGATCAAATGCCATTCTAGGAGGAGTCGTCTTTCCTTGCATCACAAACTCATTATGCATATTCCATATTTGCCAAAGAAAAACAATAAAGCTAGAGTAAGCATGACTGACCACGATTCTCACTACATTTTCAAGCCAATTGATGTAACTCTCTTAATGTAAGAACCTCCCTAGCATAAGCACAAACCTTAAGAGCATGCAAAATATCCTTTAATCCATTCCCACATCTCTTAAAAGAAGGATCATTTGACATTATAGTACTAACAGTCTTTGCCGCAATGGATAGAATACCATGACCAAGTCTCCACCTTGGGTAGAGTCTTGATTTTTCAAATAAATCACCAAAACAATCTATGGAGACCAACACTCAACTCATTGTGGAGTAGCCAACCTTGGAAGGCACTGCAGGAATCAACAACTGCAAGATGGATTGTgcattattattagaaaaatagttGCGACCACCTGCAAATCCCATGATGAGGTGCTTTCTTCTACCAATTCTCTTTGATGTAAACTTCGACCCAACATAATGTTCATAGGAACCTAAGAGCTCAGTAATACTAGAGGCCACCTATTTATCCCCAAATAGTCAAATATGAGTGAGTATATGTTTCGTGCACAAATTAATGGGATTAAAATTTTGCATAGACTCTTAGAAACGAGTTCAATAACGATATAACTTAGCTAATATTACTGAACCCCAACTGTACGAAtcgaaaatttaaaaatctataaacagaggcAAGTACATCAAGTGGACTATTATTAGATGAGTCCCCCAATATAAACGCCCGAGCAATGCACATTTTCTCTGATTCAGAGGCATCATCCGATAAAGTTTCGAAATTTTGCTTGAGCCATCAAAATTTTAAAGTGTTAAATCTAGCAGCACCATCAGTCGGTGATCGTCCAAGCAACTGATAGCAAAGCGACACAACATCGGTTACTTTACTTGAACCCGTGACCACAAGTTTGTCAACTAGGAGTCAAAGTTGCAATGCAACATCTTCTAAAGTGATGGTGCACTCCCAAATCTCACAACATTCAAATATGAGAAAATACGATTGTCCAGGTTGTAGCTCGGAGCGTGACACACACACTCCCAAGGCACGATACTCACTTTGCCCATAACCAATTATTATATTACTTAAATATGCCAATTAAAATCTTAATAATCAATCATgtttttttgtttaaataaataacaagtaacattaATTATCAAAGCAGTATGATCAATTGGTCTTATCAATGAAGTCATTTCAATGTATAAGCACATACAATATAACTCTTCCAAACATCCTAGTAAATAATTTTTCCCACCCTTTTTCGGTATTTAGTATTTTTAGATTAATAACCCTAAATAATAACAAC is part of the Gossypium arboreum isolate Shixiya-1 chromosome 5, ASM2569848v2, whole genome shotgun sequence genome and harbors:
- the LOC108450054 gene encoding protein HOMOLOG OF MAMMALIAN LYST-INTERACTING PROTEIN 5-like; amino-acid sequence: MASDNEPAKLLLPYLQRADELQKHEPLVAYYCRLYAMEKGLRIPQSERTKTTNSLLVSLMKQLEKDKKTLKLGPEDHLHLEGFALNVFGKADKQDRAGRADLNTAKTFYAASIFFEILNQFGELQPDLEQKQKYAVWKAADIRKALKEGRKPIPGPPNGDEDLSIPSATPGVAYDLGQHEPAVTSPRQMSSTSPQFHDEVNNQRYIPPQSQFHDKFDGQHSSNISPSPPSFPSDGYPTHDLSSSHQHEPQRDFHQPFYQPYRQDLPPHMPVNYPPHESSASYSFANFQSYPSFTESSLPTAPSHYPSSYQGSETPYNPPQSAPSHYPSSYQGSETPYNPPQSAPPTTSYPSTTAQYSSSSRNGKIAEPSPPPSEKYQYDSNYQPPPEKIAEAHKAARFAVGALAFDEVSTAVEHLKKSLELLTNPSASH